A DNA window from Hydractinia symbiolongicarpus strain clone_291-10 chromosome 6, HSymV2.1, whole genome shotgun sequence contains the following coding sequences:
- the LOC130647585 gene encoding uncharacterized protein LOC130647585 translates to MAQAMETSSSSEGTSGDQIHEYEEQLECLLCTCKYAYKRAFEYMCLCSDIARAAHITDPNIAFSAILSTYSATDMERISLLVHRNNKVKIYDHRMSLKESIIIDQLDMSLLKQFQNNLSVFPTCRNPYQALAQSEVLHSGAQCLERRVCCSTCLYCVRCFNINNNSCRFRNISRCFDHIVKVRNRKAHMEYGDFEIIKQQKMSNVSGPEITEWNADLNNCKRGIRDLLSMMVPTYISIETRDKKIFEFDLVLNTRRDVFRQHFTTEYNICFQRTKLEIRFECSSKYRKLLGDIKNVISQPSKIIQINFGLCAISIVSEFLQINKDSLIINLDEFNVKTQNNTSALKIKVKLNIKSDEDNIPSCFERINKDQLSCLIKDLTNLFDELVNKTMQKKLSLTCVGYKYKSLHLYFDMSLHEDVTKKKQDVIAKNVRSVIITQEFSQILYSHSLDHCTVSIDCNEDEEDKDIVTATFGISTFTKEATERLTEMLVDITKHLKKNLLQEMEAHCDDTEDMEFLTEGAQERKVPSRRERQKSFSSVYHCIQQGDVEGLRIFLLTHPEMVDMTSDRGATPLHLAVKHQRTEMVKLLISLGCNLWTADHISKWNAYHRAANDDCKECLSLLLQRDNSEINNMTDEGQTPLHLASSNGNVECVKLLLSYGVDVNIQNDDGETALDVAGRSNSLNEKEVQNLILQKKNQ, encoded by the exons ATGGCGCAAGCTATGGAGACATCTTCTTCCAGTGAAGGTACATCGGGAGATCAGATACACGAATACGAAGAACAACTCGAATGCTTGTTATGTACTTGCAAATATGCCTACAAAAGAGCTTTTGAATATATGTGCCTTTGTAGTGACATAGCAAGAGCCGCACATATCACTGACCCCAACATTGCATTTTCAGCAATTTTAAGTACATACTCAGCAACTGACATGGAAAGAATAAGCTTGCTTGTTCACAGAaacaataaagtaaaaatatacgATCACAGAATGTCATTAAAGGAATCAATTATTATTGATCAACTCGATATGTCATTgctgaaacagtttcaaaataaCCTGTCTGTTTTCCCAACCTGTAGGAATCCCTATCAAGCATTAGCACAATCAGAAGTGCTGCATAGCGGTGCACAATGTTTGGAGCGAAGAGTATGCTGTTCGACGTGTCTGTATTGCGTTAGATGTTTCAATATCAACAACAACTCATGCAGGTTCAGGAACATATCAAGATGCTTTGATCACATTGTAAAGGTGCGGAACAGAAAAGCTCACATGGAATATGGTGACTTTGAAATaatcaaacaacaaaaaatgtccAATGTTAGTGGTCCTGAAATAACAGAATGGAACGCTGATCTGAATAACTGCAAGCGTGGTATTAGAGATCTTTTAAGTATGATGGTACCGACGTATATAAGCATAGAAACACGTGATAAGAAGATATTTGAGTTTGATCTTGTGTTAAATACAAGACGAGATGTGTTTCGACAGCATTTTACGACAGAATATAACATCTGCTTCCAAAGAACTAAGCTGGAAATTAGATTTGAGTGTTCGTCTAAATATCGTAAACTGCTGGGTgacataaaaaatgttatttcgcaACCCTCTAAGATAATTCAAATCAATTTTGGATTGTGTGCCATCAGCATTGTATCCGagtttttgcaaataaataAGGATTCTTTGATCATCAACTTGGATGAGTTCAACGTTAAGACACAGAACAACACGAGCGCCTTGAAAATAAAAGTCAAGTTAAACATCAAATCGGACGAGGATAACATACCAAGCTGCTTTGAACGGATTAATAAGGATCAATTATCttgcctaataaaggacttAACAAATTTGTTTGACGAACTTGTCAATAAAACAATGCAAAAGAAACTTTCACTTACCTGCGTGGGTTACAAATATAAGTCACTCCATCTTTATTTTGACATGTCTTTGCATGAAGatgtaactaaaaaaaaacaagacgtgATTGCAAAAAATGTAAGATCCGTAATAATTACTCAAGAATTCTCTCAAATCCTTTACAGTCATTCACTGGATCATTGTACTGTCAGCATTGATTGcaatgaagatgaagaagacAAAGATATTGTAACAGCAACTTTTGGCATTTCAACTTTTACTAAAGAAGCTACGGAGAGGCTCACAGAAATGCTAGTCGATATTACAAAGCATCTTAAGAAAAACTTATTACAG GAAATGGAGGCACACTGTGATGACACAGAGGACATGGAGTTTTTAACTGAAGGTGCACAGGAACGAAAAGTCCCTTCCAGGAGGGAACGCCAAAAATCATTCTCAA GTGTGTACCATTGCATACAACAAGGAGATGTCGAAGGCTTACGAATATTTTTGTTAACACATCCGGAGATGGTGGACATGACAAGTGATAGAGGAGCAACGCCACTTCACCTAGCTGTAAAGCATCAAAGAACTGAAATGGTTAAACTTCTTATAAGTCTTGGCTGTAACCTCTGGACAGCTGACCATATCAGCAAATGGAATGCGTACCACAGAGCTGCTAATGATGATTGCAAAGAATGTCTAAGTTTACTGCTTCAGCGCGACAATTCTGAAATAAACAACATGACTGATGAAGGACAGACACCATTGCATTTAGCTTCTTCGAATGGCAATGTGGAATGCGTTAAACTATTGCTTTCATATGGCGT